One Candidatus Nanopelagicales bacterium genomic window, ATCGCCCTCGCCGGGGACGCCGAGACAGTAATGGAGGGCCTGGAGGCCGAGGGATTCATCAAGCCTCACATGACGCTCGACGCACAAAGGCTTCTGGACTACATGCTGCCGTTCATCGAACCGGCGAGCGTGGAGCGATTCCACTACTCACGAGCGTGGATGCGCAGCCTGTTCATGCGCGTCAAAGACCCCCGCAGCCCCGACTTCACCATTGGCCTCAAGCTCAATCTCCCCCCGTCCTACGCGCTCATCCACCGCGTCTGGGTTGGCGCGATCGGAGTCACGTGCCAGCTGGACGCGACCGTTCCTATCAGGGCTGAGCTGATCCGCTGGATTCCGGGGTTCGCTGACGAAGCTGGGTGATCTCGGCTTCGCCGGCGAAAGGCTCATCCGGTCCGCTACTAGCTAGGACCCGCAGAAGGTCCGGGCCGAAGTCTTCGATCTTATGGCGGGCCATCCCGGGCAGGGCCTCCAGATCAACCAGAGTCGCGGGCATCGCTTCGGCGACACGCACGATGCTGGCGTTCGTCATCACGACATGCGGGGGCACACCACGAGACTCGGCGCAATCGTCACGCCACTGCGTCAGCCGGGCCAGGACTTCACCGTCCCCGTCACCAGGACAATCGCGACACCGACCCAGCACGCGCTCATGCCCGGTCACCAAGCCCTTTCGACAGACCCTGCAAGTCGCGAGCCCGCTTGAACGCTCAGCCTTGCGACGCTCCGGCTGCCCTGGACGCCATGCGGTCGGGGCCGGTTCGACGATCGGAGCACCAGCCCCGGAGAGATCCGCCAGGAAGCGCGACGGTGAACGCACCTGGGAGTGCCTGCCGCCCGCTCCTGGGCGGCGGCGGGACCACGAGACGATCAGCCGGTCACTCGCCCGCGTCACTCCCACATAGAGCAGGCGCAGTTCGTCCAGCAGAGCCGCTTCGTCCGTCGCGTGCGAGATCGGCAACAACCCGTCCGCTGCTCCGATGATGAACACCGTTCCCCATTCGAGCCCCTTGGCCCCATGCAGCGACGCGAGCATCACACCGGCCGGATCCGGGGGGACACGATCCGCGATCCGCGCGTCGAGGTCCGCGACGAGTTCTGAGGCATCCGTTGCGCCCGGATGCTGGGCGGCAAGCTCGCCCAGCGCCGCCAGCGATTCCCAACGGTCTCGGGCAGGCCCCAGGCCGCTCGGCGCATCTGGCGTGTGCCCCATAGCTGTCAGAACCGAGGCCATCGCTTCTGCGGCAGTCGACGCGGGATGTGCCCGAGCTTCACCCCGCAGTCGCGTCACAGCCTCCTTGACCTCGGGGCGGCTGAAGAAGCGATCGGTCCCACGCACCGAGAACACAACGCCTGCTTCGTCCAACGCCTCCTGCAGCGCGATCGATTGGGAGTTGGCCCGGTACAGGCAAGCGATGTCGCGCGGAGCGGTGCCAGCCGCCACCAAGCCGCTGATCTCCTCTGCCACACCTCGCGCTTCGCTGAGATCGTCCGGAAACTGCAGAATGCGCACCGCCGGCCGCCCGACCCCCGGACCTGGGTCCCGGGGTCGGAGCCCGCGGCGTGAGGCTTGAAGCCGCGGGGCCGACCCTGGGACCCGGGACCGGGTCACTAACGCCGCGGTGCGGGCGCTTGTCAGCCTGCGAGCCCCCGGTATCCCGACAGCCAAGCCGTTCGCCGCCGCGACGATGTGCTCCGCGCACCGGTAGGACCGAGTCAGCTCCACAGCGGTCGCACCCGGATACCGCTGCCTGAACCCGGTCAGCAGATCTTGATCGGCCCCGGCGAATCGGTAGATCGTCTGAGCAGGATCCCCGACGACGCACAGGTCGTCACGGTCCCCGAGCCACAAATCCAACAACCTCTGCTGAAGCGGGGAAACATCCTGATACTCATCGACGGTGAACCATCTGTAGGCGCGACGCACCCGGTCCCGGATCTGCGGGCGTGTCTGAAGCATCCCGATCGTGACCAGAAGTACATCTTCGAAGTCCATGACCGCTCGGGAGGTCTTTGCTTCTTCGTAGGCGACCATGACCCTGGCGACTTCAGGCCTGTCCGCCCCTTCTATCGGCGAACGGCCCGCCTGTTCCGCGCGGCTGACGTACCCGTTCGGGTCCACTCCGACGGACTTGGCCCATTCGACTTCGGTCGCGATGTCGCGCACCAGCGAGTCAGCCGCGGCCAGTCCGCACTGCGCGAGGGCCTCCTTGACCAGCGGCGTCTTGCTCGCCTGAATGCGCGGCGGCCTCCCGTCCGCGACGTCCGGCCAGAAGTGGTGCAGCTGCCGCAGGGCCGCGGAGTGGAACGTCCGGGTCGCGACTCCCGGTGCGTCCAGAGCAGCTAGTCTTCGACCCAGCTCCCCGGCAGCCCGGTCGGTGAACGTCAGTGCCATCGTGCGGTGCGGTTGATACGTACCGGTTGCCACACCGTGGGCTATTCGGGCTGTGACGGTCTTTGTCTTGCCCGATCCAGCCCCGGCGAGAATCACGACCGGACCAAGCAAGCTCCGCGCGGCGGCGGCCTGCTGCTCATCCAGTGTCGACAGCGGATCGATCATCGCTCGCGAGTCTCACACGCCCATGTCGGAATCTCCGACGCGGGTGCCCGTCCACCGGCCAGCTGCTCGATGATCTGCTCCGGTCCGGGAAGTCGCTCCGGCCTTTCGACCCTGCCGGCCGGGAGGAACACGAACGCCCCCGAGATTCTGTCCAGCGGCACTTCCTTCGACAAGGACAACGCATACCGGTAGATGGCGAGCTGAAGCGGATCGGCATGCCGGGGGTCGCCGGTCTTCCAGTCGATGACCTCCCAGTCCACATCCGCGCCGGAGCCGGGCGGTACCGGAAACACAGCGTCAATCCGTCCGACGACAACCAGATCGCCCAGCGGAACGGCGAAAGGCACCTCGACGCCCTCCGGTACCCGGTCGGCGAACTCCGTGGCCTCGAAGGCCTTTGCCAACGCTCTGACGTCATCCGGCAAGTCGGGAACCTCCGGCAGCTCACAGAGATCGAAGAGCGCCTGCTGTCCGAACCTTTTCTGGACCCACTCGTGGAACTCGGTACCCAACCGCGCGGACTGGGACGGGCGGCGCGGCATCGGCCGAACCAAGCGTCGGCGAAACTTCGGATCCCTGATGGAACCAACGACCTGGCTAGCGGACAGCAGCCCAGGGCCGTTCCCGACGTCTGTCCCAGCTGTCGCGTCCGCGATGAGTTCGGCGACTCTCATGCTCAGCGCTTGGACCGGGATCCCTTCGGCATGAGGCTCTGTCGGCTCTGACGCATTGCTCCTCAGGCTCGCCACGGCCTGTTCGACGAGGAGCGCGGCAGCCCAGGCATCTGATTTGGCCAGTGGTGGCGGCCAGCAATCGTCAGCTCGCCCCTCCTCCGCTACCGGCTGGCCGTGCCCCGACGGTCCCCCCGGCGAGTCGGGCTCGGCAGCCCATTCCAGAATCTCCTCCGGCGCGCATTCGGCTCTGACTGCCAACAGGTACGGCGACGGTCCCCTCGGGCGCTTCTGAGTGGGTCCAAACCAGTGCCCACTCGCGATCAGGCGCTCCTTCGCACGAGTCACCGCCACGTAGGCGAGGCGGTCTTCGTCCCTGAGGTCCTCGGTCTTGCAGGCCTTCACATACTCGTCATGACGCTTGCGCGTCACCGGGTCATCGGGAAACTCCGCGTCGTGAGCGGGATCGGGTTCGTCAGCGCAGACGGGCGGCAACGCCAAGGAAGTCGTGGGCCACCGCTTGCGGCCCTGCGAGGACGGGAACACCCCGCCGGACAAGAACGGCAGAATGACAGTCGGAAACTCCAGTCCCTTCGAGCTATGGACCGTCATCGCGATTACCGCATCAGCGTCCATAGCCAGCGTCTGAGACTGGGGTTGAACGTCGAACCGGCGGCAGTCGTCCAGGTAGGTGATGAAAGCCGGCAGCCCCCGTCCGCCGGATAGATCCACGAAGTCACTGGCCAGGTCAAGCAGCCCGTCCAGCGACTGCCGCGCGGCCAGGCCCGAAGCGCCACCGGCTTCCCACTCCAGAGCTAAGGCCAGCCGATCTGCCACAGCTTGGATGACCTCGGCGACCGAGCGGTGACGCCAGGTCTTCAAGTCGTCGATGAGCTGCTTGAACTCCCAGAACCGGTCTTTGGCTTCCTGGGAGAACTTGTAGGACGCGGCATCACCGGGGTCACAAACCGCGTCCAGGAGGCTTATCTCGACCGGCGCGCTGCGCTGGTCGGGCTGAGCGGACCGGGCCAGGTCAGCGGCTCGACGACCCAAGATCGCCAGGT contains:
- a CDS encoding ATP-dependent DNA helicase UvrD2 is translated as MIDPLSTLDEQQAAAARSLLGPVVILAGAGSGKTKTVTARIAHGVATGTYQPHRTMALTFTDRAAGELGRRLAALDAPGVATRTFHSAALRQLHHFWPDVADGRPPRIQASKTPLVKEALAQCGLAAADSLVRDIATEVEWAKSVGVDPNGYVSRAEQAGRSPIEGADRPEVARVMVAYEEAKTSRAVMDFEDVLLVTIGMLQTRPQIRDRVRRAYRWFTVDEYQDVSPLQQRLLDLWLGDRDDLCVVGDPAQTIYRFAGADQDLLTGFRQRYPGATAVELTRSYRCAEHIVAAANGLAVGIPGARRLTSARTAALVTRSRVPGSAPRLQASRRGLRPRDPGPGVGRPAVRILQFPDDLSEARGVAEEISGLVAAGTAPRDIACLYRANSQSIALQEALDEAGVVFSVRGTDRFFSRPEVKEAVTRLRGEARAHPASTAAEAMASVLTAMGHTPDAPSGLGPARDRWESLAALGELAAQHPGATDASELVADLDARIADRVPPDPAGVMLASLHGAKGLEWGTVFIIGAADGLLPISHATDEAALLDELRLLYVGVTRASDRLIVSWSRRRPGAGGRHSQVRSPSRFLADLSGAGAPIVEPAPTAWRPGQPERRKAERSSGLATCRVCRKGLVTGHERVLGRCRDCPGDGDGEVLARLTQWRDDCAESRGVPPHVVMTNASIVRVAEAMPATLVDLEALPGMARHKIEDFGPDLLRVLASSGPDEPFAGEAEITQLRQRTPESSGSAQP
- a CDS encoding ATP-dependent DNA helicase, whose protein sequence is MSEAVRRRQMSAMRPADLPGLVGIPLSDEQIAAATAPIRPQLIVAGAGSGKTTVMAARVVWLVATGSVRPDEVLGLTFTNKAASELRSRVRLGLRRFPGNDAEPGDPTVLTYNAFAGRLLSEYGLLLGLDSGERLIGDAHRSRLAYSVACGPEVPERDVPNVRVLPTNLAERILKMDDALADLDISTDALRHWDRDLVASLDQGLNATSDKMIGAASGRIALSYIVDQFRQAKSKRDVIDFSDQVRLSAQLAQTVPAVPASMRNRFRVVLLDEYQDTSRVQRRTMQALFGGGHAVTAVGDPCQAIYGWRGASVTNIDQFAEQFPAVEGDRADVYPLSVNRRSSHAVVNLANRISTDLRAFHRDVPTLRPRGDAGPGRLSCALLRTYDDELAWVADRVAEAGRAQRWSDFAVLCRTNDDVSAIAESLRRLDVPVQLPVLRNLLDSPEVVEVTTLLRLLVDPTANPAVLYHLVGPRWRIGPRDLAILGRRAADLARSAQPDQRSAPVEISLLDAVCDPGDAASYKFSQEAKDRFWEFKQLIDDLKTWRHRSVAEVIQAVADRLALALEWEAGGASGLAARQSLDGLLDLASDFVDLSGGRGLPAFITYLDDCRRFDVQPQSQTLAMDADAVIAMTVHSSKGLEFPTVILPFLSGGVFPSSQGRKRWPTTSLALPPVCADEPDPAHDAEFPDDPVTRKRHDEYVKACKTEDLRDEDRLAYVAVTRAKERLIASGHWFGPTQKRPRGPSPYLLAVRAECAPEEILEWAAEPDSPGGPSGHGQPVAEEGRADDCWPPPLAKSDAWAAALLVEQAVASLRSNASEPTEPHAEGIPVQALSMRVAELIADATAGTDVGNGPGLLSASQVVGSIRDPKFRRRLVRPMPRRPSQSARLGTEFHEWVQKRFGQQALFDLCELPEVPDLPDDVRALAKAFEATEFADRVPEGVEVPFAVPLGDLVVVGRIDAVFPVPPGSGADVDWEVIDWKTGDPRHADPLQLAIYRYALSLSKEVPLDRISGAFVFLPAGRVERPERLPGPEQIIEQLAGGRAPASEIPTWACETRER